Below is a window of Wenzhouxiangella sp. XN201 DNA.
CCGGACACGATCTTCAGTTCGAGACCGGAGTTCATCGCGGCCTCGCGCATCCGCTGCAGTGATTCGGCCGCTGCAGGAATGAGTCGTTGCTCACGCTCGAAGATGTCATGGCCGGCATAAATGACTTCGTCGGCTTCCAGCGTCAGCGGCATGCGATGTTCAGGCCCGTAGTGTTCCGGAACGCCCAGCTCGTCGCACAATTCGATCACGCGCACGATGGCTTCGTCGGCCTCCTCGAGCAAATTCTTGCGGATGGCGATGTGTTCAGGGTTATCCCGGTCCGGCACACATTCGTAGCCCAGGGAACGCATGAAGCCCGCCACGCGTTTGCGGGCCTTTCCGGAGAGTACCCGGATGCCGAAACGCAGGGCGTGGTGCTCCAGCGCCTGGAACAGGCGGCGTGGTGTGTCGGGTGAGGCGATCTCAGGGTCAAGATAGCAGGCCAGGATGCAGTGCCTGTCGAGATCGAGTGCGCCAAGGCCGGCCAGCCGCGTGCCGTGGGTGGCCACCAGCAGTGCCCGATCAGGAATGAGCCCCGACAGGTGGGATTCGACATTCTCGCCATGTTCGGCGTTGGCCATCATATCGGGCAATCTGGAGCGAACCAGCTTGGCCAAGGTGCCCACTTCAGAGGTGCGTGCGGGCCGCACCCGGATTGAGTCTTCCATCATTGCTCCGGCAGTTTGTCGGCGCCCTGATGCTCCCGTTCAATCCCCCGCGGAGCTGGGCAAAAGGCTGTTTTCAACGTGCTATATTCTGACACATGTTGCCACGTTTGCCATCGACCTTGCTGCGCACCCTGCCGGCAGGCGCAGCACTGCTTGTGGCAATACTTGTCGCTGTGGCCTGGCCGGCACGCCATGTGCTGTTGCCGCTCTGGCCGACTTCGGTTGATGAATGGCTGCTGGCTGACCCTGAGGGCGGACTCGAACGTGAGTTCGCCGCCGAATCCGTTCCCGGCCGCGACCCCTCGCATGCGCTGGCACGCAACCGCCCGATCAGTCTGTGGCGGGTGGAGATGCGCTCCGGGCAGGTCATCCACTCCTGGCTGGCCGGTGTTCGGGACGCGGAAAGCGGGCAGCTGCTCGCGGCACGGCCCGCTTGGCTGGGCAGCCGGCGCATCGACGGCCCGCTGCCCACGGCCCGGTTACTGGTGCTGATGGGTGAAGACGGAAACTACTCAGAAGTCGAAACCAGTGCGGTGGCGCGCATGTTCCGGCCCAACGAACTGGCCTGGCACGAACGCTTCGACCTGGCGCTCGATCGTTTTCGCGAGATCTGGATCTGGCCCCTGCGGCCGGCTAGCAAGATGCGAATGGCACCACCTCGCTGATCGATCCGGCGCCGGTCCAGGCCATCAGCAGGCGATCGAATCCGACCGCCACACCGGAGCACTCCGGCAATCCCGTCGCAAGGGCGTCGAGCAGTGCCCCGTCGACCGGCATGATCTCCCGTCCGAGTTCATGTCGGAGACGGTTGTCTCGCTCGAAGCGCCGCCGCTGCTCGGCCGGATCGGTCAGTTCCTGGTAGCCGTTGGCCAGTTCGAGCGAGCCGATGAAGACCTCGAAACGCTGTGCCAGGCGTGAATCATCGGGGTCAAGGCGTGCCAGCGCTGCCTGGCTGGCGGGGTAATCGAAAACCACCGTGATGGCGCCATCGGGCAGTTCCGGCTGGATGCGGGTGGCGAACAACCAGTCGAGCAATTGGTCGCGGTTCAGATCCGCCGGTACATTCGGGTCGAGGGCGCGCAGGCTGCCGGTGTCGGCGCTCAGTGCGTTGATGTCCAGGGCGTTCTCAAAGCAGTCGCGCCAGCTTCGGTAGCGGACCTCGCGCGGGGCATCGTCGAGTACCTGAGAGAACAGTTCGACCACTTCCCCGGCCAGTTCACGCCAGCTCCAGCCAACGCGATACCACTCCAGCAAGGTGAACTCGGGATTGTGGAAACGTCCCTGCTCACCGCGCCGGAAGACCGGGCCGAGTTCGTAGAGATCTCCGAGGCCCGCGGCGAGCAGACGCTTGTGGAAGTATTCCGGCGAGGTCCGTAGCCAGCCAGCGGGGTCGTCGGTGGCCACGCTGTCGATTTGTACGTCGGTCACCCCGCATCGGGTCAATACCGGGGTGGTTACCTCGGTGACGCCGCGTTCGGCAAAGAAGTGCCGGACTTGGGCCAGTAGCCGGGCGCGTTCGCGCAGGTGGTCAGGAGTGGCAGTCGGACGCCAGTCGGACACGCCGGACCTCAAGGCTCAGCGATCACGATCGCGCTGGCGCAGTCGCTCGCGTTCGCTCAGGCGCAGCCACTCGGCACGCAGCTGATTGAGGCGTGAACCGATGCGCGAGCGCTGGTAATAGTCGAGGTCTTCACGTTCGATCACACGTTCGAGCTGCACGATGGCTTCCCAGATGCCGCCGCGCATGTAGTAACTTTCGGCCAGCGCTTCGGCCGCCCGCACATGGTCGCCGGCACGGTCGGCGGCGCGCGCGTAGAGTTCGGTTCTGGGCAGATCATCGGGATGATGCTGCAGGTAGTCACGCAGTACCTGGGTGGCTTTTGCCGCCCGCTCCGTGTCGCGTTCATGCATCAGTGTGCGCGCATACTCGATCGTCACCTGTCGGCTGCCGGGGTACTGGCGCATGAGCGACTCGAGTTCGTCGAGCGCCTCGGCCACGCGGCCTTCGTTGACCAGCAGTTCAGCGTGCAGCAGGCGGAAAATCTGGCGGTTGGGGGAAGATTCCAGCAGGGTTTCGACTTCGTCGCGGGCGGCGTCGAGCCGCTGATCACGCATCAGCGTCAGGGCCAGGCCGTAGCGCATGGCATCAGTTGGCCGCTCGCTGCCGGACAGCCGCACGCGGAACCAGAGCTCGGCCTTGGTCGTTTCGGTGGACAGGGCCCGCAGTCGGGCCTGGACGAAATGAAATTCGTCGTCGCCACGTTCAGGTTTCGAGTCGAGCCGCTCGGCCCGGGTGCGTGCCTCGGCAATGCGGTTGACGGTCAACGGGTGGGTACGCAGGTATTCCGGCGGGCCCTCGCCCATCGGTCGGCTCAGGAGGTTGAGTCGTTCGAAAAAGCGGGTCATGCCGTGCGGGTCGTACCCGGCGCGCGCCAGCAGCTGAATGCCGATGCGGTCGGCTTCGGATTCGCTCTGTCGCGTGTAGTTGATCTGGAACTGCTGAGCCAGGCTCATGCCGCCCAGCAGAATGGCCTGGCTGGCGTCTCCGCCGCTGCCGGCCGATGCGGCGGCCAGCGCCAGTCCGATACTGGCCAGCAGGGTGGGCAGGGCGGTGCGTTGCGCATTTTCCATGCCGCGGGCCAGGTGGTCCTGGGTCACATGGGCGATTTCGTGGGCGACCACGCCGGCCACTTCGTGCTCATCCTGGGCGGCCAGCAACAGTCCGGAGTGCAAGGCGATCACGCCCGCGGGTGCGGCAAAGGCATTGATGTTCGGCTCTTGCAGGACGAAGAAGTGGAAGTTTTCTTCGGCGCGGTCGGAATAGGAGACGAGGCGATAGCCCATGTCCACGAAGTAGTCGCGCACCATCGGGTCTTCGACCAGTAGCTCGCTGGCCCGCATATATTGCTCGAATTCGCGCGGGAAGCGACGTTCCTCTTCCGGCGAAAGAATCCGAGTGCTGGTGCCGCCAAGATCCGGCAGGCGAACCGATTCCTGCGCGCCGGCCACGGCACTGACCGCTACAATGGTGCAGCAGAGAAGAAATTTTCGGCAAGTCTGAATCATCGGAGGTTCAGACCGGCTGAAGGCGTCGGGGGTTCACTCACTGGCTGACAGGAACGTGGCTTTGTCGGAAGCGCTACAGTATCACCGAATTCTGCTGGTGCGTGCCCGCCCGGGCTCGTACGGCAGTCGCCAGGCACTGGCCCGGGCCGAGGCCGCGCTGCGCCGGCATGGCGCTCGGGTGCTGGTGTTTTTTCACGGAGCCGGTGTCGATCATGCCGCTGACGATGGGGCCGGTGCTGAATGGCGCCGCCTGGCCGGCTGGCTGGGGGCGCGGCTGGAAGTATGCAGTGGCTCGTGGCGACGGCGGCACGAGTTGGCGCCCGCTGAACCCTTCATGCTGTCCAGCCTGGTCAGCTTCTGGCACCAGGCGCTGGATGCTCCGCAGGTGCTCAGTTTCGGAGACGACCATGCCGGGTGATGTATGGGTCGTCATCATCGACTCGGCGCCGGATGCGGACGACAGCCGGGAGATGCTTGAACTGGTGCTGGCAGGCGCCACGCTCGAGGTGGGGCTGGCAGTCGTTTTCCGTGACGCCGGTCTGGACCTTTTCGATCCGAAACTGTTCCGACCCTGGCGGCAGTTGGTCGATCATGAATTGGCCGATTTGTTCGGAGTCGGCAATGGTCTCGAAGCCAGTTGGCCCACGGGCGTGGCACCGCTGTCCGAGACCAGCCTGAAGCACCTGTGCTCTGAGGCAGCCGGAGTATTGCGACTGTGAGTGATCAGAGTACGCTGCTGTATGTGGCGGGTCGGCCGGTGAGGCTCGATGGCGAGGGCTTTCTGTGCGATGCGGCACAGTGGTTTCCAGAGGTGGCCGAGGCTCTGGCCGAACGCGACGGGGTCCGCCTGGGCGAGGAGCACTGGTGGCTGATCGAATTCGTGCGTAATCAGTACACAACCTACGGCAATCCGCCGCTGATGCGCGTGGTCGTGGCCGAGTACCGCAAACGCCACCCTGACAGCCGCGGCAGCCGCGATCTGTACCGACTGTTTCCGGACGGCCCGGTGCGCGAGGCCTGCCGCTATGGCGGGCTGCCCAAGCCGGATTGGTGTATCTGATCAGTGGTTGCGTGAGAATTGACCGCGCAAACCCGCGCGCAGTAGCCTCGTCTCCAGACTAAAGAAAGTCCTTTCATGGGCGGAGATGGACGATGCGTCAATGGCTTGTTCCCTTCATTCTTGGATTCATTCTGGCTTTCGCATCCGGAGCCCTGGCCGTGTTTACTTCGGCCGAACTGATACTCGGCGATCGCACGCCGCCGAAGCTGCGTATTTGGGACTTTGAGGATCGAACGGGTAGCCCGCCGCTGTATGTGTCCAAAACGGCCACGGAAGCGGATTTCAATGCGTCCACCTTTTATACGCTTATCCCACCCGGTGAGGATGTGCAGACTGCGGCGCTGGGTACGGCGATTCGGCAGGAAGGGTCGGGTGCGGCGGTTGGCGCCACGACCTATGCCGAAAACGAGGGACAGGGCGGCCCTGTCTGGGGGCTCAACAGCATCGCCGTGACCTACAACGGCCATCCAGCCGTCGGCATGGAGGTCAATGGCTTCAATTATTCCGACAAATTTGCCCTGGTGCGTGGCCTTGAAATCATCAACGGCGGCTCCGCGCCGACGGAAGTGGGGCTGAGCGTAATGACCAGCAACGCCCAGCCTGCTGGCAAACCGCGCTACGGCATTGTCCTCGGTGGGCCGGAATTCGGATACAGTGAGCACGCTCCGGCCTCGCGGGCCGGAATCGTGATCGACGCCGTCGATTCCGGCGAAGCGTTACGCATTGCGGCTGGCAATTTCATCACTCTGGATGGTGCTGACGGCCGGATTCGTATGCGCTACAACCCGGACGAGAAGCAGATCGAATTTTTCAATGGCGAGCGCCTGGCCCATGCCATTCCCATGGAGTAGCGCTGCTGCCGGAGTGATGGAAGAGACCTGAATATGCCCCAGAGCGCTGTTTTGATATACGCCACTGCCACCTGTCCGTTCTGCACGGCCGCCCGCAATCTGTTGCGCGACAAGGGTGTGACGTGGACGGAAATTGCGGTTGATGCCGATCCTGACAAGCGGGAAGAAATGATCGAACGCAGCGGCCAGCGCTCGGTACCGCAGATCTTCATCGGCGATGAGCACCTCGGTGGCTTCGACGATCTCGATGCGCTCGACCAGGAAGGCGCCCTGGATCGGATGCTCGGTCTTTAGGTAAAAATTTCAAATTCCAGGCATCAAGTATCAAACAAATTCGAATGACCGAGATTCGAATGAATTAAACGATCAGGTGCTGCAGGCCTGACGGTTGCGAGTGCGATGCCGGGCCGGGATAGGATTTATAATGACCGGCTTGAGTGCAAACGCATGATCACAACAGGAAGAGCAGCGTGACGCAGCAAATCACCGTCATAAGGGGCGACGGCATCGGCCCCGAAATCATGGACGCCACCCTCCGCGTGCTCGACACGATCGGTGCTGGTCTGAGCTACGACTTTCAGCTTGCCGGAATGGCCGCCCAGGAGGAGACGGGAGAACTGTTGCCGCAGGCCACGCTGGAATCGATCGAAGCCAACCGCATCGCCCTCAAGGCGCCGCTGACCACGCCGGTCGGTGGCGGCTTCAAGTCGCTTAACGTCGCCTTGCGCAAGCATTTCGACCTGTATGCGAATGTCCGTCCTGCGATCAGCTTCAAGGGTTCGAGTTCGCGCTATGACAACGTCGATCTCATCACCGTGCGTGAGAATACCGAGGGGGCCTATCTCGGCGAAGGTGCCTGGACGGCACCGGACGACAGCCGTGCCGAGTCCAAGATGGTGGCTACCCGCAAGGGTTGCGAACGGGTTGTACGCTTTGCCTTCGAGTTGGCCCGCCGCGCCGGCCGCAAGAAAGTCACCGTCGTGCACAAGGCCAACATCCTCAAGGATGTCACCGGCCTGTTCCTGCGCGTGGCCCACGAGGTGGCCGAGGAATACGACGATATCGAGAGCAACGACCTGATTGTCGACAATGCCTGCATGCAGTTGGTCATTCGCCCCGAACAGTTTGACGTGATCGTGACCACCAACCTGTTCGGCGACATCATTTCGGATCTCTGCGCGGGGCTGGTCGGTGGCCTGGGGCTGGCGCCGGGCGCCAATATCGGCGACAACGCGGCAATGTTCGAGGCAGTCCACGGTTCGGCGCCTGATATCGCCGGCAAGGGGATCGCCAACCCCTGCGCGCTGATGCTCGGCGCGGCCCAGATGCTCGAGCACATGGGTGACAACGAACGGGCTGCGCGTCTACGCAAGGCCATAGCCGAGGTGATCGAAGCCGGCGACCGCACCACGCCTGATCTCGGCGGCAGCGGCACGACCGAAGGGTTTGCCGACGCAATCTGCGAACGTCTTTAGACGCCCGGATCGAGCTGGCGGTCGGCGAAGGGCAACAGGCCGAGGTCGCCGCGGATCGGCATCCAGCGCCTGCCAATCAGGGTCTGTAGCCACTCGACCGCTTTCGGCACCACTGCGGACAGTTCCTCACCGCGGGCCAGGCCTGCAGTGATCGCCGCCGACAGGGTGCAGCCCGTGCCATGCACCTTGCCTTCGACGCGCTGGTGTCGCAGTCGCTCCCGCGTGTCTGCTGTCACGAACCAGTCTTCGATTTCGCCGGACCGGGCGTGACCGCCCTTGAGCAGCACGGCCCGGCACCCGAGTTCGAGCAGGGCGTCGGCCAGGTGCTCGGCGGGTGTGTCCGCGGGCAATCCGGTCAGGACGGCCGCTTCGGGCAGGTTGGGCGTAACCAGTGCGGCCAGGGGCAGCAGGCGCTCGATCATCACGCGCTCGGCATCGGAGTCGAGCAGCCGCGCGCCGCTGGTGGCGACCATGACCGGATCGAGAACCAGCAGCGGCCGACCCGCGTCGGACCAGCTCCGCGCGAGCGCTTCGACGATGGCGGCATTGGCCAGCATGCCGGTCTTGGCGGCTCGCACGGGCAGGTCGGCGAGCACGGCGTCGAGCTGCCGGGCGACGAAGTCGGCGGAAAAGATTTCCACGGCGTCTACACCCAGGGTGTTCTGAGCGGTCACGGCCGTGAGCACGCTCGCGCCCTCGACCTGCCAGGCGCTGAAGGTCTTGAGATCGGCCTGAATTCCGGCGCCCCCGCAGGAGTCCGAACCGGCGATGGTGAGCGCGCAGAAGGGAGAGTTGTTGTTCATGTGCAACAGTGCAGGATCTCTGAAGGGCCAACTATAACAGGGCTTTGGCGCCGTTCGACCACTTGAGTGGCCCGGGCGTTGTATTTTTGTCATGGGAGGGGGTACACTTGCCCCGAATCCATTGCCAGCGTGCCGGAATCGTGACTCGACGCCTCGTTGCCTCTGCCATCATTGCCCTCGCTTTCTGCGTCGGGCAGCCTGCCCAGGCCAGGACTCACCTGCCGGGCTCGCTGCACATGACGCCGTACGCGGGGCTGGCCTGGTATATGGCCGGATTCGAGCTCGGACCCTGGGAGCAATACCTGCTGCAGGAGATGACGCCGGAGCTGGAACGGCTGGTGCCACGCGAACTGCCGCGCGTGAGCTGGCTGCAATTCGACGATGCCGATATCCTGCCGGATTTTGCCCTGCCGTTGATCCGCTCGCGCGACTCGGTGCCACTGTCGCTGTCTTTCCGACAGTCTCGTGTCGGCCTGCTGCTCGATGACTCGCTTGGGCGGGTCCTGCGCGATACCCGTCGATTCGAGCAGTCGCTGGTCATGCCGGGGCTGACGCATCGCGTCTCGGACAACAGTGCCCTGACCGTCAGTGCGGTGCTTGCCAGCCAGCGTTACGGCGTGGCCGACATGAACCTGGATACCGCTGACCGGCTGGTGAATGTCTCCGATCCGTACCTCTGGTTCGATCGGGGGCGTACCGAGGTGTCGCATGGCACCGGCCTGCGTTTCGCGCTCAGCAGCGAACTGACTGCGGGTGTGCGGCTTGAGGCGGCCTTTCAGTCGCGCATCAACATGGACGAGTTCGCCAGCATGCGCGGTATTCACGGCGCCAGTGCAGAACTCGACATTCCGCCGCGTGCCCAGGTCGGCCTGGAGTTTCACACCACCAGCCGTTCCTGGCTGAATCTGGGTGTCTCGCAGATCTTCTACAGCGATATCGGCGCCTTCCCGAGCCGCTCGTTGCCGGCACGCTTCACGGCGCTGCTCGGCGACCGCAACAGTCCGCACTTTGCCTGGAACGACCTGACCGTCTACAGCATGGGCTGGCGCTGGCAGGCCGCCGATGATGTCGAACTGTTCTTCGACTATCGCACGCGCACCCAGCCCAAGCCGACCGCATCGACCCTGGCCTCCGCGCTCGATCCCGAACTGGCCAGCAATGCGCTGTTGGCGGGTGTGTCGAAGAGCGTGGGAAGCAGCAGCCGACTGCATTTCAACGCAGCCTATGCGCCGCCCGAGTTCGCCTTTGGCGGCAATCTCCTGGGCGTAGTGTCCGACAAACTGGATCAGGAACTCGAGGTCCAGGCCATGTTCAGCCTTGCTTTCTGACTGCCCGGCGAAACAATCGATTTATCCCCGCTGCTACAACACTCCTGACCGATACGGCGCCCGGTGACCTTCTTGCGGGGGAGGCCACCGGGCGGGGCTTCTGAATCCAGAGGCGCCCAAGCCCGTATAATTTATCCATGATCGCGCGCGTCAACGAGTGGTTCAGACGGCATTTTTCCGATCCGCAGGTGGTGATCCTCGCCCTGTTCCTGCTGCTCGGCGTGCTCGCTGTTGTCCTGTTCGGACGAATGCTGGCGCCGGTGCTGGCCAGCCTCGTTATCGCCTACCTACTCGAAGGCGGTGTCCAGCGGTTCGAGCGCCTGGGCCTGCCGCGCCTGATCAGCGTGATCGGTACGTTTACGGCGTTCATGGCGGCGCTCGTCTACCTCCTGTTCGGGCTCGTGCCGATGCTCACCCGACAGATCGCCGCGATCGTGCGCGACCTGCCGAGCTATGTTGCACTGGCCCAGGAATGGGTGGCGACATTGCCCGAACGCTATCCACAGTTCGTGGCCCCGGCCGGGGGAGAGTCCGAGAGCGCGCAGGTTCCGGCCGATGGCGCGGAGTTGGTGGCCGAGGAAGTCGAGCGTGAGACGGCGCTGATCTCACAGGATCAGCTTTCCAGCCTGCTCGATAATCTCGGCACCGAGTTGGTCAACTACGGCGCCAACCTGGTGTCTTTTTCCGGTGTGATGAGTGCGGTCAACCTGCTCATCTTTCTGGTGCTGATGCCGGTGTTGGTGTTTTTCTTCCTCAAGGACAAGCATCAGCTGATCGCCTGGGTCAGCCAATACATGCCGCGCGACCGGGCGCTGGTGACCAGTGTCTGGCAGGAAGTCGACGCCCAGATCGGCAATTACGTGCGCGGCAAGGTACTCGAGATCCTGATCGTCTGGGTCGTCACCTACGCAGTGTTCACGCTGTTGAACTTGCCCTTCGTGATGCTGCTGTCGATGCTCGTGGGGTTCTCGGTGATCATTCCCTACATCGGCGCCGCTGTGGTGACCGTGCCGGTTGCCCTGGTGGCGCTGGTGGCATTCGGGCCGACTGCACCGTTCTGGTACGTCCTGATCGCCTACGCCATCATCCAGGCGCTCGACGGCAATGTGCTGGTGCCCATCCTGTTTTCAGAAGTCGTCAATCTTCACCCGGTCGCGATCATCACCGCCGTGCTGGTCTTTGGCGGCATCTGGGGCTTCTGGGGCATCTTCTTCGCCATTCCGCTGGCGACCCTGGTCAACGCGGTGCTGCGAGCCTGGCCGCGCTTCGACCTGGATGAGCTCGAAGCGGAAGCGGACCATGCCGAAGACTGAGCCGGCTGGGCGGGTCGGGAAATGGCGGCGCGAGGACAGTCGCGTCTTTCGTTTCGTCGACCGCCATCTGGACCCCGTTTCCGGAACCATCCGACTCGACTACGAGCTCGACGGGATTGCGCTTGTCGAGCGCTTCAGCCTGCCGGTCGAAGGGCAAGCAGCGGCTTGCGAAGCCGCGCTGGCGCCAGCCCTGGACCTGCTGCACTGGATTGCCGGCGTCAGCTACTGGAAGGCCGGCTGCCCCGATCGTATCGAGTTTGCCGGCCGCCGCCCCGAGGCCTGGCAAGCCGACTGGCTCACCCGCGTTTACCGTGAGGGATTGGCGGAATTCGCCTGGCACAATGGCCTCGATCCGTTCGCATGGCCGCTGTTCCAGCCGGGCCCCGATGAGCCCAACGCACCGGCTGCGGTTCCTTGCCCCTTGCCCGAGCGAACGCTGCTGCCCATGGGCGGCGGCAAGGACTCCCTGGTGGCGCTCGAGCGCCTGCGTGCCCTGGGCGATTTGCCCGTGACGGTCCAGGTCGGCCAGGCGGCGCTGATCGGGCAGGTGGCCGAGGCCGCCGGCAGCCGGCACCTGATGATTCGTCGCAGCGTCGACCCGGTCCTGGCCGAACTCAACCACTGCGGCGCCTTCAACGGCCATGTGCCCATTACGGCCATCAATGCGGCGGTCCTGACCGTGTTTGCGCTTGTGGCCGGGTTCAAGCGCATCGTCTTCGCCAACGAGCGCTCGGCCGACGAGGCGACGCTCATCGAACAATCGGGGCGTGCGGTCAATCACCAGTTTTCCAAGTCCCTGGCCTTCGAGACCCTGTTCGGCGACTGGCTCGAGCGCTGCATAACGCCCGACCTGGCGGTGTTTTCGCTGCTGCGCCGCGATCGCGAGCTGGCCGTCTGTCGCGAGTTCGCCGGTCTCGAGCGCTACCACCGCGTCTTTTCCTCGTGCAACCGCAATTTTCATCTCGACGGACCGCGTACGGATCGCTGGTGTGGGCACTGCCCGAAATGCCACTTCGTCTTTCTGGCCCTGGCGCCGTTCATGTCGCCGCATGCCCTGGCCGACATCTTCGGCCGTAACCTGCTCGATGATGAAACGCAGCTCGACGGGTTCCGCGCGCTGTTGGCCCTCGACGGCGCCAAGCCCTTCGAGTGCGTCGGTGAAGCCGACGAGGCGAGGGCGGCCCTGGCCGAGCTGGCGGTCGATCCGCAGTGGAAGTCATGCTGCGTGGTGGCGCGCCTGGCGCCCGAACTTGATGCACTGAACATACCCTCGGTCGAACAGCTTTGCCGGCCGGGTCACGATCACAGGATTCCCGATGCGCTCCGCGCCGACGATTGAACGCCTGGGACGAGGCCGCATTGGCGTGCTGGGCTTTGGCCGTGACGGCCAGAGCGCGATCCGGGCGTTTCGTTCACGGCTCGGTGATCCGGACCTGACCGTGCTGGTCGAGTCCGGCGAGGCCGGTACCGACCTGCCGCTCATCCACGGCCCGTTCGACGAGCAGCTGCAAGCCTTCGATGTGCTGATTCGCTCGCCCGGCATTCCGCTCCGGCATCCGGCGCTGCTTGCCGCCAGACGGTCGGGTGTGGAGATCGTCAACCCGGCCTCGATCTGGCTGGCCGAACGGGGCGCGGACATGACGGTCGTGGGCGTGACCGGGTCCAAGGGCAAGAGTACGACTTCGGCCCTGCTGGCGCATCTGCTGCGCCATGCCGGAAGCGAAGTGCTGCTGGGCGGCAACATCGGCGTACCGCTGCTCGATCACCTCGAAACGGCCGCCGAGGTGGCGGTGGTCGAACTGTCGAGCTATCAGTTGGCTGACCTGCAGGGACGCTTGTCGATGGGCCTGATCACACGGCTGTTTCCCGAGCACCTGGACTGGCACGGGAGCGAGGCCGACTACGTGGCCTGCAAGCTGCGCCTGGCCGACTGCCTCGATGGCGAACCGTTGCTGATCAACGCGACCGACGAGCGCCTGGTCGCGGCGACAGAACATCTTGCGGGTCGCGTACTGGCCAACCGGCCACCCTGCATCCACCGTGACCAGGATCTGCTCAGGCTGGGTGATCGTGTGCTTTGCCGGCGCGAAGCCATGCCGATCATCGGCCGGCACAATCTCGACAACGCGGCGCTGGCACTCGAGGCCGCGCGCCGGCTCGGTCATTCGGCAGACGAGCTGATCGGCGGGCTGGCAGACTTTCATGCCCTGCCGCACCGCCTGCAGCCGATCGGCGAGGTCGACGGCATTCGCTGGATCAACGATTCGATCTCGACCAGCCCGTATGCCACGTTGGCGGCGCTCGAGGCGCTCGAGCCCGCCGCCGCCGTGCTGATCGTCGGTGGCCTGGACCGGCGTCCCGACTGGCAGACCGTGATCGAACGCTGCCGGGAACAACCCCTGCGGGCGCTGATTACGCTGCCGGACAATGGCCCGGGGATTGGTATGGCTTTTCGACAGGCCTTGCCGGAACTGGAGATTCGGTCAGCCGATTCGATGCAGGAAGCTGTCACGGCCGCCGCCGGGCTGGCCCGTCGCGGCGACGTGGTGCTGCTCTCGCCGGGTGCACCGAGCTTCCCGCATTACAAGGATTTCGAGGATCGGGGGCGGCAGTTCACCGCGGCGGTGAGGGCGCGCTCCGGCGGGGCGTGATCAGAGCCGGCGTTCGACCGCATAGGCGGCCAGCCAGGCCAGGGCCCGTCGTTCCGGGGAGTCGGGCAGGGC
It encodes the following:
- the murD gene encoding UDP-N-acetylmuramoyl-L-alanine--D-glutamate ligase, whose product is MRSAPTIERLGRGRIGVLGFGRDGQSAIRAFRSRLGDPDLTVLVESGEAGTDLPLIHGPFDEQLQAFDVLIRSPGIPLRHPALLAARRSGVEIVNPASIWLAERGADMTVVGVTGSKGKSTTSALLAHLLRHAGSEVLLGGNIGVPLLDHLETAAEVAVVELSSYQLADLQGRLSMGLITRLFPEHLDWHGSEADYVACKLRLADCLDGEPLLINATDERLVAATEHLAGRVLANRPPCIHRDQDLLRLGDRVLCRREAMPIIGRHNLDNAALALEAARRLGHSADELIGGLADFHALPHRLQPIGEVDGIRWINDSISTSPYATLAALEALEPAAAVLIVGGLDRRPDWQTVIERCREQPLRALITLPDNGPGIGMAFRQALPELEIRSADSMQEAVTAAAGLARRGDVVLLSPGAPSFPHYKDFEDRGRQFTAAVRARSGGA
- a CDS encoding AI-2E family transporter, whose protein sequence is MIARVNEWFRRHFSDPQVVILALFLLLGVLAVVLFGRMLAPVLASLVIAYLLEGGVQRFERLGLPRLISVIGTFTAFMAALVYLLFGLVPMLTRQIAAIVRDLPSYVALAQEWVATLPERYPQFVAPAGGESESAQVPADGAELVAEEVERETALISQDQLSSLLDNLGTELVNYGANLVSFSGVMSAVNLLIFLVLMPVLVFFFLKDKHQLIAWVSQYMPRDRALVTSVWQEVDAQIGNYVRGKVLEILIVWVVTYAVFTLLNLPFVMLLSMLVGFSVIIPYIGAAVVTVPVALVALVAFGPTAPFWYVLIAYAIIQALDGNVLVPILFSEVVNLHPVAIITAVLVFGGIWGFWGIFFAIPLATLVNAVLRAWPRFDLDELEAEADHAED
- a CDS encoding endonuclease domain-containing protein, producing MPKTEPAGRVGKWRREDSRVFRFVDRHLDPVSGTIRLDYELDGIALVERFSLPVEGQAAACEAALAPALDLLHWIAGVSYWKAGCPDRIEFAGRRPEAWQADWLTRVYREGLAEFAWHNGLDPFAWPLFQPGPDEPNAPAAVPCPLPERTLLPMGGGKDSLVALERLRALGDLPVTVQVGQAALIGQVAEAAGSRHLMIRRSVDPVLAELNHCGAFNGHVPITAINAAVLTVFALVAGFKRIVFANERSADEATLIEQSGRAVNHQFSKSLAFETLFGDWLERCITPDLAVFSLLRRDRELAVCREFAGLERYHRVFSSCNRNFHLDGPRTDRWCGHCPKCHFVFLALAPFMSPHALADIFGRNLLDDETQLDGFRALLALDGAKPFECVGEADEARAALAELAVDPQWKSCCVVARLAPELDALNIPSVEQLCRPGHDHRIPDALRADD